From the genome of Lotus japonicus ecotype B-129 chromosome 6, LjGifu_v1.2, one region includes:
- the LOC130725111 gene encoding uncharacterized protein LOC130725111, with amino-acid sequence MIVALIDRAGLRKTVMDIGKCYEKLVKEFLVNLTDDVGIPGSAEFRKVYVRGKCVTFALAVINQALGRSVVEFVEEELSLEKVAKELTAGQVKKWPAKKLLSTGLLSVKYAILNRIGVVNWIPSHHTSAVSAILAKLIYRIGTEVPFDFGSLVFAQTLKHAETCAVKLPISFPSLLTAIILKQHPDILRMDDVAFPKGTPITLDHRLFLDPHVLDIDMPSRRTSIPVSMSASGTQSVIAELEDLSKELQVSIKVATERKLKVDTLIAKLKEKAGHEGESRSDATEEEGSEEDESSSEA; translated from the coding sequence ATGATTGTTGCTCTCATTGACCGGGCTGGTCTAAGGAAGACAGTCATGGATATTGGAAAATGTTATGAGAAGCTAGTGAAAGAGTTCCTAGTTAATTTGACAGATGATGTTGGCATTCCTGGAAGTGctgaattcaggaaagtttATGTGCGAGGGAAATGTGTAACGTTTGCTCTTGCTGTGATCAACCAAGCCCTTGGAAGAAGTGTTGTAGAGTTTGTTGAGGAAGAATTGTCTTTGGAAAAGGTTGCCAAGGAACTCACTGCTGGACAAGTGAAGAAGTGGCCTGCTAAGAAGCTTTTATCTACAGGGTtattgagtgtgaagtatgctattctgaATAGGATAGGAGTGGTGAATTGGATCCCTTCTCATCATACCTCTGCTGTCTCTGCAATTTTAGCCAAACTGATCTACAGAATTGGGACTGAGGTGCCTTTTGATTTTGGCTCTTTGGTGTTTGCTCAAACTTTGAAACATGCAGAAACTTGTGCTGTAAAGCTGCCTATTTCTTTCCCTTCACTCTTGACTGCTATCATCCTGAAGCAGCATCCTGATATACTCAGAATGGATGATGTGGCTTTTCCTAAGGGTACTCCCATCACTTTGGATCATCGCTTGTTCCTGGATCCCCATGTCCTGGATATTGATATGCCATCTCGCAGGACATCAATTCCTGTTTCAATGTCTGCTTCTGGAACTCAAAGTGTTATTGCTGAATTGGAGGATCTTTCAAAGGAGTTGCAGGTGTCTATCAAGGTTGCTACTGAGAGGAAGCTGAAGGTAGATACTTTGATTGCTAAGCTTAAAGAGAAGGCAGGTCACGAGGGTGAGTCTAGAAGTGATGCTacagaggaggaaggatctgaggAAGATGAGTCTTCATCTGAAGCTTAA
- the LOC130725112 gene encoding uncharacterized protein LOC130725112, which yields MSQVSGKQDSIKGKIEKTSSGVKVMGLNAQSSAQSKKDSGRKNSRTPARKCYKSSTRSQGTRDSPVFEDVSHEISSADEEADVEAFAPQTEVPVSNVPDKENSPSLDSSSESENSEPENEAHEEVSSEESTKSPPSVHANSDADDSDDVPLASVAARMKKRRRVPVEDTPSGSQKKAKSTMDVKSKGKQKVVNSSHKKVKKTAEKKKIPRIDLESDSDVEVDVQDIRTSEKKKFSGK from the coding sequence ATGTCTCAAGTCTCAGGAAAGCAAGATTCCATCAAAGGCAAGATTGAGAAGACATCTTCTGGAGTTAAGGTTATGGGATTGAATGCGCAATCCTCTGCTCAATCCAAGAAGGATTCTGGAAGAAAGAATTCAAGAACTCCTGCCAGAAAGTGCTACAAGTCGAGTACGAGATCTCAAGGCACTCGTGACTCACCTGTGTTTGAGGATGTTTCTCATGAAATTTCCTCTGCGGATGAAGAGGCAGATGTTGAGGCTTTTGCTCCTCAAACTGAAGTTCCTGTATCCAATGTGCCTGATAAGGAGAATTCACCATCTCTGGATTCATCCTCTGAGTCCGAGAACTCAGAGCCAGAGAATGAAGCCCACGAGGAGGTCTCTTCTGAGGAGTCTACCAAATCTCCTCCATCTGTTCATGCAAATTCAGATGCTGATGACTcagatgatgttcctctggcaAGTGTTGCTGCCaggatgaagaagagaagaagggtTCCTGTTGAAGACACCCCATCTGGTTCACAAAAGAAGGCCAAATCCACTATGGATGTGAAGAGCAAAGGTAAACAAAAGGTTGTGAATTCCTCACACAAGAAGGTAAAGAAAACtgctgagaagaagaaaattccaAGGATTGATTTGGAATCTGATTCTGATGTTGAAGTCGATGTTCAGGACATTCGGACTTCTGAAAAGAAGAAATTCTCTGGTAAGTGA